A genomic segment from Pleurodeles waltl isolate 20211129_DDA chromosome 9, aPleWal1.hap1.20221129, whole genome shotgun sequence encodes:
- the ZFP36L1 gene encoding mRNA decay activator protein ZFP36L1 isoform X1, which translates to MSTALMSPTIFDLSEVLCKSNKMINYNNNILNPTNNNVSLLDRKAVGTPAMVGFPRRHSVTLPKFNQNQFLNSLKMDPCSTALGNKENKFRDRSFSENGERLLQKPGGQVNSSRYKTELCRPFEENGACKYGDKCQFAHGIHELRSLTRHPKYKTELCRTFHTIGFCPYGPRCHFIHNAEERRQVSGRDQMPFSISNSKLDRPRLQHSFSFAGFPTANGLLDSPTSITPPPALSSEDLLHSPSCASNPFTFSSQELASLFAPSMGMQLPLGSSNAPGSPTSFLFRPMSQSPQMFDSPPSPQDSLSDQEGYLSSASSNSGSDSPTLDSNRRLPIFSRLSISDD; encoded by the coding sequence AACCCCACGAACAACAACGTCTCTCTGCTGGACAGGAAGGCTGTGGGGACGCCGGCCATGGTGGGCTTCCCGAGGAGGCACTCGGTCACGCTGCCCAAGTTCAACCAGAACCAGTTCCTCAACAGCCTGAAGATGGATCCCTGCTCCACCGCCCTGGGCAACAAGGAGAACAAGTTCCGCGACCGCTCCTTCTCGGAGAACGGCGAGCGGCTGCTGCAGAAGCCCGGGGGCCAGGTCAACTCCAGCCGCTACAAGACGGAGCTGTGCCGGCCCTTCGAGGAGAACGGCGCCTGCAAGTACGGCGACAAGTGCCAGTTCGCCCACGGCATCCACGAGCTGCGCAGCCTGACCCGCCACCCCAAGTACAAGACGGAGCTGTGCCGCACCTTCCACACCATCGGCTTCTGCCCCTACGGGCCCAGGTGCCACTTCATCCACAACGCCGAGGAGCGGCGCCAGGTGTCGGGCCGCGACCAGATGCCCTTCTCCATCTCCAACTCCAAGCTGGACCGGCCCCGGCTGCAGCACAGCTTCAGCTTCGCCGGCTTCCCCACCGCCAACGGGCTGCTGGACAGCCCCACCTCCATCACCCCGCCGCCGGCCCTGAGCAGCGAAGACCTGCTGCACTCCCCCAGCTGCGCCAGCAACCCCTTCACCTTCTCCAGCCAGGAGCTGGCCAGCCTCTTCGCCCCCAGCATGGGCATGCAGCTGCCCCTGGGCTCCTCCAACGCGCCCGGCTCCCCGACCTCCTTCCTCTTCCGGCCCATGTCGCAGTCCCCCCAGATGTTCGACTCTCCCCCCAGCCCCCAGGACTCCCTGTCCGACCAGGAAGGATACCTGAGCAGCGCCAGCAGCAACAGCGGCTCCGACTCGCCCACCCTCGATTCCAACAGGCGCCTTCCCATCTTCAGCAGACTCTCCATCTCTGACGACTAA
- the ZFP36L1 gene encoding mRNA decay activator protein ZFP36L1 isoform X2, translating into MINYNNNILNPTNNNVSLLDRKAVGTPAMVGFPRRHSVTLPKFNQNQFLNSLKMDPCSTALGNKENKFRDRSFSENGERLLQKPGGQVNSSRYKTELCRPFEENGACKYGDKCQFAHGIHELRSLTRHPKYKTELCRTFHTIGFCPYGPRCHFIHNAEERRQVSGRDQMPFSISNSKLDRPRLQHSFSFAGFPTANGLLDSPTSITPPPALSSEDLLHSPSCASNPFTFSSQELASLFAPSMGMQLPLGSSNAPGSPTSFLFRPMSQSPQMFDSPPSPQDSLSDQEGYLSSASSNSGSDSPTLDSNRRLPIFSRLSISDD; encoded by the coding sequence AACCCCACGAACAACAACGTCTCTCTGCTGGACAGGAAGGCTGTGGGGACGCCGGCCATGGTGGGCTTCCCGAGGAGGCACTCGGTCACGCTGCCCAAGTTCAACCAGAACCAGTTCCTCAACAGCCTGAAGATGGATCCCTGCTCCACCGCCCTGGGCAACAAGGAGAACAAGTTCCGCGACCGCTCCTTCTCGGAGAACGGCGAGCGGCTGCTGCAGAAGCCCGGGGGCCAGGTCAACTCCAGCCGCTACAAGACGGAGCTGTGCCGGCCCTTCGAGGAGAACGGCGCCTGCAAGTACGGCGACAAGTGCCAGTTCGCCCACGGCATCCACGAGCTGCGCAGCCTGACCCGCCACCCCAAGTACAAGACGGAGCTGTGCCGCACCTTCCACACCATCGGCTTCTGCCCCTACGGGCCCAGGTGCCACTTCATCCACAACGCCGAGGAGCGGCGCCAGGTGTCGGGCCGCGACCAGATGCCCTTCTCCATCTCCAACTCCAAGCTGGACCGGCCCCGGCTGCAGCACAGCTTCAGCTTCGCCGGCTTCCCCACCGCCAACGGGCTGCTGGACAGCCCCACCTCCATCACCCCGCCGCCGGCCCTGAGCAGCGAAGACCTGCTGCACTCCCCCAGCTGCGCCAGCAACCCCTTCACCTTCTCCAGCCAGGAGCTGGCCAGCCTCTTCGCCCCCAGCATGGGCATGCAGCTGCCCCTGGGCTCCTCCAACGCGCCCGGCTCCCCGACCTCCTTCCTCTTCCGGCCCATGTCGCAGTCCCCCCAGATGTTCGACTCTCCCCCCAGCCCCCAGGACTCCCTGTCCGACCAGGAAGGATACCTGAGCAGCGCCAGCAGCAACAGCGGCTCCGACTCGCCCACCCTCGATTCCAACAGGCGCCTTCCCATCTTCAGCAGACTCTCCATCTCTGACGACTAA